In Drosophila yakuba strain Tai18E2 chromosome X, Prin_Dyak_Tai18E2_2.1, whole genome shotgun sequence, a single genomic region encodes these proteins:
- the LOC6523812 gene encoding amyloid-beta-like protein isoform X11, which yields MCAALRRNLLLRSLWVVLAIGTAQVQAASPRWEPQIAVLCEAGQVYQPQYLSEEGRWVTDLSKKTTGPTCLRDKMDLLDYCKKAYPNRDITNIVESSHYQKIGGWCRQGALNAAKCKGSHRWIKPFRCLEGPFQSDALLVPEGCLFDHIHNASRCWPFVRWNQTGAAACQERGMQMRSFAMLLPCGISVFSGVEFVCCPKHFKTDEIHVKKTDLPVMPAAQINTANDELVMNDEDDSNDSNYSKDANEDDLDDEDDLMGDDEEDDMVADEAATAGGSPSTGSSGDSNSGSLDDINAEYDSGEEGDNYEEDGAGSESEAEVEASWDQSGGAKVVSLKSEAASASASPSSAPAASAPEKAPMKSESVTSTPQLSASAAAFVAANSGNSGVGTGAAVGAGAGAGAGAGAPPSTAQPTSDPYFTHFDPHYEHQSYKRLEESHREKVTRVMKDWSDLEEKYQDMRLADPKAAQSFKQRMTARFQTSVQALEEEGNAEKHQLAAMHQQRVLAHINQRKREAMTCYTQALTEQPPNAHHVEKCLQKLLRALHKDRAHALAHYRHLLNSGGPGGLEAAASERPRTLERLIDIDRAVNQSMTMLKRYPELSAKIAQLMNDYILALRSKDDIPGSSLGMSEEAEAGILDKYRVEIERKVAEKERLRLAEKQRKEQRAAEREKLREEKLRLEAKKVDDMLKSQVAEQQSQSTQSSTQSQAQQQQQQQQQDKSLAGKELVGGDGALVTAANPNLETTKSEKELSDTEYGEATVSSTKVQTVLPTVDDDAVQRAVEDVAAAVAHQEAEPQVQHFMTHDLGHRESSFSLRREFAQHAHAAKEGRNVYFTLSFAGIALMAAVFVGVAVAKWRTSRSPHAQGFIEVDQVGCQNVTTHHPIVREEKIVPNMQINGYENPTYKYFEVKE from the exons GCCTACCCCAACCGGGACATAACCAACATCGTGGAGTCATCCCACTACCAGAAGATCGGCGGCTGGTGTCGCCAGGGGGCTCTGAATGCGGCCAAGTGCAAGGGATCCCACCGATGGATCAAGCCATTCCGCTGTCTCG AAGGACCATTCCAATCGGACGCCCTGCTGGTTCCCGAGGGCTGCCTGTTCGACCACATCCACAACGCCTCCCGATGCTGGCCATTTGTGAGGTGGAACCAAACCGGAGCAGCCGCTTGCCAGGAGCGCGGCATGCAGATGCGCAGCTTCGCCATGCTCCTGCCCTGCGGCATCTCGGTCTTCTCCGGCGTGGAGTTCGTCTGCTGTCCCAAGCACTTCAAGA CCGATGAAATCCATGTGAAGAAGACCGACTTGCCGGTGATGCCGGCGGCTCAGATCAACACCGCCAATGACGAGCTGGTAATGAATGACGAAGACGACAGCAACGACTCGAACTACTCCAAGGATGCCAATGAGGACGATCTGGACGACGAGGATGACTTGATGGGTGATGATGAGGAGGACGACATGGTAGCGGATGAGGCAGCGACCGCAGGCGGAAGCCCCAGCACCGGATCCTCCGGCGACTCGAACAGCGGATCTCTGGACGACATAAATGCGGAGTACGACAGCGGCGAGGAGGGCGACAACTACGAGGAGGACGGTGCTGGCTCCGAGAGCGAGGCTGAGGTCGAGGCCTCCTGGGATCAAAGCGGAGGAGCCAAGGTCGTGTCCCTGAAGAGCGAAGCCGCGTCCGCGTCCGCGTCCCCGTCCAGCGCACCGGCAGCTTCTGCCCCCGAGAAGGCACCTATGAAGTCCGAATCGGTCACGAGCACTCCTCAGCTCTCCGCTTCTGCAGCCGCTTTTGTAGCTGCCAATTCTGGAAACTCGGGAGTAGGAACTGGAGCTGCAgttggagcaggagcaggagcaggagcaggagctggagcccCACCATCCACCGCACAACCCACTTCGGACCCCTACTTCACCCACTTTGATCCGCACTACGAGCACCAGAGCTACAAA CGCCTTGAGGAATCGCACCGCGAGAAGGTCACGCGCGTGATGAAGGACTGGTCCGATCTCGAGGAGAAGTACCAGGACATGCGCCTAGCGGACCCCAAGGCAGCCCAGTCCTTTAAGCAGCGGATGACGGCTCGCTTCCAG ACTTCTGTTCAGGCACTCGAGGAAGAAGGCAACGCCGAGAAGCACCAGCTGGCCGCCATGCACCAGCAGCGCGTGCTGGCCCACATCAACCAGCGGAAGCGCGAGGCCATGACCTGCTACACCCAGGCCCTCACTGAGCAGCCCCCGAAT GCCCACCACGTTGAGAAGTGTCTGCAGAAGCTACTGCGCGCCCTGCACAAGGACCGGGCCCACGCCCTGGCCCACTACCGCCACCTGCTGAACTCTGGAGGACCTGGTGGCCTGGAAGCCGCTGCTTCGGAGCGTCCACGCACGCTGGAGCGCCTCATCGACATCGATCGTGCCGTCAACCAGTCGATGACCATGCTCAAGCGCTATCCAGAGCTGTCGGCCAAGATTGCCCAGCTGATGAACGACTACATCCTGGCACTGCGCAGCAAGGACGACATTCCCGGCTCATCGCTGGGGATGAGCGAGGAGGCGGAGGCCGGCATTCTGGACAAGTACCGCGTCGAGATCGAGCGCAAGGTGGCCGAGAAGGAGCGACTGCGGCTGGCGGAGAAGCAGCGCAAGGAGCAGCGGGCCGCCGAGCGGGAGAAACTGCGCGAGGAGAAGCTGCGCCTGGAGGCCAAGAAGGTGGACGACATGCTCAAGTCCCAGGTGGCCGAGCAGCAGTCCCAGTCAACCCAGTCGTCCACCCAATcgcaggcgcagcagcagcaacagcagcagcagcaggacaaGAGCCTCGCCGGCAAGGAGCTGGTAGGTGGCGACGGAGCTCTGGTCACAGCGGCCAATCCCAACCTAGAGACCACCAAGAGCGAGAAGGAGCTATCGGACACTGAGTACGGCGAGGCAACAGTGAG CAGCACCAAGGTGCAGACCGTGCTGCCCACGGTAGACGACGACGCCGTCCAGCGGGCGGTGGAGGATGTGGCCGCCGCCGTTGCCCACCAGGAGGCCGAGCCGCAGGTGCAGCACTTCATGACCCACGACCTGGGCCACCGCGAATCG AGCTTCTCGCTGCGCCGCGAGTTCGCGCAACATGCGCACGCGGCCAAGGAGGGCCGCAACGTCTACTTCACGCTCTCCTTCGCCGGCATCGCCCTGATGGCGGCCGTTttcgtgggcgtggccgtggcCAAGTGGCGAACATCGCGCTCGCCGCACGCCCAGGGCTTCATCGAGGTCGACCAGGTGGGTTGTCAG AACGTCACAACACACCATCCCATCGTGCGCGAGGAGAAGATCGTGCCCAACATGCAGATCAATGGGTACGAGAATCCGACCTACAAGTATTTCGAAGTGAAAGAGTAA